In a single window of the Streptomyces sp. NBC_00353 genome:
- a CDS encoding TIGR00730 family Rossman fold protein, which translates to MKICVFLSAADLGEHYTRPARELAELLGKGGHTLVWGGSDTGLMKVVADGVRETGGRLVGVSVTFLREWARQDADEMVFADDLAERKALLLARADAVVVMAGGLGTLDEVTEILELKKHGLHDKPVVLLNTAGFYDGLTLQLRRMEEEGFLPVPLDELFFPADAAADAFAYLEESVGRR; encoded by the coding sequence ATGAAGATCTGTGTTTTCCTGTCCGCCGCAGACCTCGGCGAGCACTACACCCGACCTGCCCGCGAGCTGGCGGAGCTGCTCGGCAAGGGTGGTCACACCTTGGTGTGGGGTGGATCCGATACGGGGCTGATGAAGGTCGTCGCCGATGGGGTGCGGGAGACCGGAGGGCGGCTCGTAGGGGTCTCGGTCACCTTTCTGCGGGAGTGGGCCAGGCAGGACGCCGACGAGATGGTGTTCGCCGATGATCTCGCCGAACGGAAGGCCCTGCTGCTCGCCCGTGCGGACGCAGTGGTCGTGATGGCGGGCGGCCTGGGCACGCTGGACGAGGTGACCGAGATCCTGGAGCTGAAGAAGCACGGCCTGCACGACAAGCCGGTGGTCCTGCTGAACACGGCTGGCTTCTACGACGGTCTGACACTCCAACTCCGCCGGATGGAGGAGGAGGGATTCCTGCCGGTACCCCTGGACGAGTTGTTCTTCCCCGCCGACGCGGCTGCCGACGCCTTCGCCTACCTGG